One window of the Triticum dicoccoides isolate Atlit2015 ecotype Zavitan chromosome 3B, WEW_v2.0, whole genome shotgun sequence genome contains the following:
- the LOC119275476 gene encoding V-type proton ATPase subunit E-like, whose translation MDEGNVAQQLKQMTDFIRLEAVEKAFEIEAAAAEEFQIEKLQLVEAEKKKIRQDYEKKEKQVAIKKKIEYSMQLNASRIEVLQAQDDLVKSMMDSARKELLYQSRDHQSYKKLLRILIVQSLLRLKESAVILRCRKEDLELVESVLESARNEYAEKENVYPPEIMVDHHVYLPPAPSHYKEHDLSCSGGVVMASQDGKIVFENTLDARLEVVFRKKLPEIRQSLIGQIAA comes from the exons ATGGATGAAGGGAATGTGGCGCAGCAGCTCAAGCAGATGACGGACTTCATCCGCTTGGAAGCCGTCGAGAAGGCATTCGAGAtcgaggccgccgccgccgag GAATTCCAAATCGAGAAACTACAACTGGTGGAAGCTGAAAAGAAGAAGATCAGGCAAGactatgaaaagaaagagaaacaagTTGCTATCAAGAAGAAAAT CGAATACTCAATGCAGCTCAATGCTTCCCGAATTGAAGTTCTTCAAGCTCAAGATGATTTAGTAAAGTCCATGATGGATTCAGCACGGAAAGAGCTACTGTACCAAAGCCGAGACCATCAATCTTACAAGAAACTTCTCAGGATACTTATTGTTCAG AGCTTGCTGCGTCTGAAAGAGTCGGCGGTCATTCTCCGCTGCAGGAAGGAGGATCTTGAGCTTGTTGAATCGGTCTTGGAATCTGCGAGGAATGAGTATGCGGAAAAGGAAAATGTATATCCGCCTGAAATCATGGTAGACCACCATGTCTATCTGCCGCCTGCTCCCAGTCATTACAAGGAACATGACCTGTCCTG CTCTGGTGGAGTTGTAATGGCTTCTCAAGATGGAAAAATCGTCTTTGAGAACACGTTGGATGCTAGACTAGAAGTGGTTTTCAGAAAGAAGCTGCCAGAG ATCCGTCAAAGCCTTATTGGGCAGATAGCTGCATGA